Proteins co-encoded in one Paracrocinitomix mangrovi genomic window:
- a CDS encoding flotillin family protein, protein MNFQELMSNTVFVITAVIIIVLLGVLFLVARFYKKAHQGQALVRTGVGGTRVSFNGIFVIPVLHKLEIMDISLKTIEIARQHGDGLICKDNIRADIKVTFFVRVNELQDDVKKVAQTVGCKRAASPEAIVQLFDAKFSEALKTVGKQFDFVDLYNKRDEFREQIVNVIGTDLNGFILDDAAIDYLEQTSLEYLKDGNILDAEGIKKITELTATQHMKANFIRREEEKTITQQNVDAKEAILEMERQLAEKEEKQKREVANIKAREAAEIAKVNEEELKKSEMARIQREEEVMVMEENKQRQIIVAAKNKEKTEAIETERVEKERALEQTERERIVTLAQIEKEKAIEVEKKNIQEVIRERVAIEKTVVDEEERINDTRAFAEADRAKKVAITHAEKLAEEQLVQKIKSAEADKQAAEFKAKQMLIDAEAEQLSSVQKADAIKTLAEAKAAEYASTGMAEAQVMEAKAAATEKQGEADANILEAKAEAEAKGIEMKGQAQAAAELKLGEAQADVLKGTGLAEAEVIAAKAVSNEKAGLVDAKVAAEKFKAEADGITQKADAMKKLDGVGKEHEEFKLRLQKDKEVELASIGIQKDIADAQAVVLAEALKSAHIDIVGGEQEFFDKITDSITKGKRVDRLVDNSDLLSEVKNQLLHVEGETFVDKLKTLVKDSNVKSEDIKNLTISALIAKMMSGTNDGAKRGILGQLMKLAESIGIADSNAGKLGL, encoded by the coding sequence ATGAATTTTCAAGAATTAATGAGTAATACGGTATTTGTTATAACTGCCGTGATTATTATAGTCCTTTTAGGAGTGCTTTTTTTAGTAGCACGATTTTATAAAAAAGCCCATCAAGGACAAGCATTGGTTAGAACCGGTGTGGGTGGAACAAGAGTGAGTTTTAATGGGATTTTTGTAATCCCTGTACTTCATAAGTTAGAGATAATGGATATCTCTTTGAAGACTATTGAAATTGCTAGACAGCATGGGGATGGATTAATCTGTAAGGACAATATCCGTGCAGACATTAAAGTAACATTCTTTGTTAGAGTAAACGAATTACAAGATGATGTAAAGAAAGTGGCTCAAACAGTAGGTTGTAAAAGAGCAGCTTCTCCTGAAGCAATAGTTCAATTATTTGATGCTAAATTTTCTGAAGCATTAAAAACTGTTGGTAAGCAATTTGATTTTGTTGATCTATATAATAAAAGAGATGAGTTTAGAGAGCAAATTGTTAATGTGATTGGTACAGATTTGAATGGTTTTATTTTAGATGATGCCGCTATAGATTACCTGGAGCAAACTTCACTTGAGTATTTAAAGGACGGTAACATTTTAGATGCTGAAGGGATCAAGAAAATTACAGAATTGACGGCTACTCAACACATGAAAGCCAACTTTATTCGTAGAGAAGAAGAAAAGACAATCACTCAACAAAATGTGGATGCAAAAGAGGCGATTTTGGAAATGGAACGTCAATTAGCGGAAAAAGAAGAGAAGCAAAAAAGAGAGGTTGCCAACATCAAAGCGCGTGAAGCTGCTGAGATTGCTAAGGTGAATGAAGAAGAGTTGAAAAAATCTGAAATGGCCAGAATTCAACGTGAAGAGGAAGTTATGGTGATGGAAGAAAATAAACAACGCCAGATTATTGTTGCCGCTAAAAACAAAGAGAAAACTGAAGCAATTGAAACGGAAAGAGTAGAGAAGGAGAGAGCTTTAGAGCAAACAGAAAGAGAGAGAATTGTAACACTTGCTCAAATTGAGAAAGAAAAAGCAATTGAAGTAGAAAAGAAAAACATTCAAGAAGTAATTCGCGAGCGCGTAGCTATTGAAAAAACTGTTGTTGATGAAGAAGAAAGAATCAACGATACTAGAGCGTTTGCTGAAGCAGATCGTGCTAAGAAAGTAGCTATTACACATGCTGAAAAATTAGCCGAAGAACAATTGGTTCAAAAAATTAAATCTGCAGAGGCTGATAAACAAGCAGCAGAATTTAAAGCAAAGCAAATGTTGATAGATGCTGAAGCTGAACAGCTTTCAAGTGTTCAAAAAGCAGATGCAATTAAAACATTAGCCGAAGCTAAAGCTGCTGAATATGCTTCAACAGGTATGGCAGAAGCACAAGTAATGGAAGCTAAAGCTGCCGCAACGGAGAAACAAGGAGAGGCAGATGCTAATATTTTAGAAGCTAAGGCGGAAGCAGAAGCTAAAGGTATTGAGATGAAAGGTCAAGCTCAAGCTGCAGCTGAATTGAAATTAGGAGAGGCGCAAGCAGATGTGTTAAAAGGTACTGGTTTAGCTGAAGCTGAGGTGATTGCTGCTAAAGCCGTTTCAAATGAAAAAGCCGGATTGGTTGATGCTAAAGTGGCTGCTGAAAAATTCAAAGCAGAAGCTGATGGTATTACTCAAAAAGCAGATGCAATGAAAAAGTTGGATGGTGTTGGAAAAGAACACGAAGAATTCAAATTGCGTCTACAAAAAGACAAAGAAGTGGAATTGGCTTCAATTGGAATCCAAAAGGATATCGCAGACGCACAAGCTGTTGTGTTGGCTGAAGCACTTAAATCTGCACATATTGATATTGTTGGAGGAGAACAAGAATTCTTTGATAAAATTACTGATTCAATTACTAAAGGAAAACGTGTTGACCGTTTAGTAGATAACTCTGATTTATTGTCTGAAGTGAAAAATCAACTTTTACATGTAGAAGGAGAGACTTTCGTTGACAAGTTAAAAACTCTTGTGAAAGACAGTAATGTGAAAAGCGAAGACATTAAAAATCTAACCATCTCTGCTTTGATAGCAAAAATGATGTCAGGTACAAATGATGGAGCTAAAAGAGGTATCCTTGGACAGTTGATGAAGTTAGCCGAATCTATTGGTATTGCTGATTCTAACGCGGGAAAACTAGGACTGTAG
- a CDS encoding exonuclease domain-containing protein, protein MKYAIVDIETTGDKPINFKVIEIAIILHDGKREIDRYSTLVNPEERISPFIARLTGIHDSDVANAPKFYEVAKEIVEFTAGAVFVAHNVSFDYGVIRREYRRLGYDFRLPHLCTVQTSRILLPGHKSYGLKNITKALNIPLNGHHRAINDTEATAKLFEMLYEKDESNELQTFIKKEINPKVLHPSLDLDKLDEIPNKTGIYRFYNDKNELIYIGKSIHIRTRVEQHLKNSKTKKALEMREVIADISYELTGSELIALLKESDEIKKHQPVYNRAQRTNLFTHGLYLHKDQRGYMNLVVKKNVPAGHPIMTFTSIQNGKKYLEFWQEEFQLCQRLCGLHTGASACFKYNIKECNGACIGEEDVEEYNKRVESLIDDLNFKGDSFLITDKGRNSGEYGFVLIKDGQYAGYGFIPRYQLARRKENFTKHLRKKKSNRDFQSIIKMQLHKNSKLDIHHLD, encoded by the coding sequence TTGAAGTACGCAATAGTTGACATAGAAACAACAGGTGATAAACCAATTAATTTTAAAGTAATTGAGATTGCTATCATATTGCATGATGGTAAACGAGAGATTGACAGATATTCAACATTGGTGAATCCTGAAGAAAGAATTTCTCCTTTTATTGCAAGACTTACCGGTATTCATGATTCAGATGTTGCCAATGCACCAAAGTTTTATGAAGTCGCCAAAGAAATAGTAGAATTTACCGCAGGAGCTGTTTTCGTGGCGCATAATGTGAGTTTTGATTACGGTGTAATTAGAAGGGAATATAGACGACTTGGTTACGACTTTAGACTGCCCCATTTATGTACAGTTCAAACTTCAAGAATTTTACTCCCGGGACATAAATCTTATGGTTTAAAAAACATCACTAAAGCTTTAAACATTCCATTAAATGGTCATCATAGAGCAATTAATGACACAGAGGCTACAGCCAAGCTGTTTGAAATGCTTTATGAAAAAGATGAAAGCAATGAATTGCAGACATTCATCAAGAAAGAGATAAACCCTAAAGTATTACACCCTTCATTAGACCTGGATAAACTTGATGAGATTCCAAATAAAACTGGAATATACAGGTTTTACAATGATAAAAATGAGCTAATTTATATTGGTAAAAGTATTCATATCAGAACCCGTGTTGAACAACATTTAAAGAACTCAAAAACAAAGAAAGCACTGGAGATGCGAGAAGTTATAGCTGATATAAGCTATGAACTCACAGGAAGCGAGCTCATTGCATTGTTAAAAGAGTCAGATGAAATCAAGAAACACCAACCGGTATATAATCGAGCGCAACGAACAAATCTTTTTACCCACGGCTTATATCTGCACAAGGATCAAAGAGGATATATGAATCTCGTTGTTAAGAAAAATGTACCTGCCGGACATCCCATTATGACTTTTACCAGTATTCAAAATGGAAAAAAGTATTTAGAATTTTGGCAGGAAGAATTTCAACTTTGTCAACGATTATGTGGATTGCACACGGGAGCATCAGCTTGTTTTAAATACAACATAAAAGAATGTAATGGCGCATGTATTGGAGAAGAAGATGTTGAAGAATACAATAAAAGAGTAGAATCCTTAATAGACGACTTAAATTTTAAAGGCGATTCTTTTTTAATAACCGATAAAGGTCGAAACTCTGGAGAGTATGGCTTCGTATTGATAAAAGATGGACAATATGCGGGCTATGGTTTTATTCCAAGATATCAACTTGCAAGAAGAAAGGAGAATTTCACAAAGCACTTAAGAAAAAAGAAGAGTAACAGAGATTTTCAGTCCATCATAAAAATGCAGTTACACAAAAACAGCAAATTAGACATACACCATTTAGACTAA
- a CDS encoding NAD(P)H-binding protein, with product MQTILGSGGAIGIELAKSLKQFTSDIKLVSRNPKKINDTDILFPADLTDPAKVDEAIKGSEIVYITVGFPYNTKIWQSTWPNFIQSVVDACIKHNAKLVFFDNIYMYDPNYLDGMKEDTPIKPISKKGIVRAEVLNRITKEVESGNLKALIARSADFYGPSIVNTSMLTETVFTPLSKGKKANWPIALNYKHSFTYTPDAGKATALLGNTDDAYNQTWHLPTAKNPLNGKQWVTLISKEMKSKNKVSTVSNFMFKVIGLFVPVMREMPEMMYQYNRDYDFNSDKFTNRFPEFKVTTYEEGVKEVVAIDYKD from the coding sequence ATGCAAACAATATTAGGATCAGGAGGCGCTATAGGAATTGAATTGGCGAAATCACTGAAACAATTTACTTCAGATATCAAATTGGTTAGTAGAAATCCAAAAAAGATCAATGATACAGACATTTTGTTTCCTGCAGATTTAACTGACCCTGCAAAAGTAGATGAAGCAATTAAAGGATCAGAGATTGTATATATAACTGTTGGTTTCCCTTACAATACAAAAATCTGGCAATCTACCTGGCCTAATTTTATTCAATCTGTAGTGGACGCTTGCATTAAACACAATGCGAAACTGGTGTTTTTTGATAATATATATATGTATGATCCTAACTATTTAGATGGGATGAAAGAAGATACTCCAATTAAGCCCATAAGTAAAAAAGGTATTGTCAGAGCGGAAGTATTGAATAGAATTACGAAAGAAGTTGAATCTGGCAACCTTAAAGCTTTAATTGCAAGGTCTGCAGATTTTTATGGACCAAGTATCGTTAACACTTCAATGCTGACAGAGACAGTTTTTACTCCACTAAGCAAAGGTAAAAAGGCAAATTGGCCAATTGCACTAAATTACAAACACTCTTTTACATACACTCCAGATGCAGGAAAAGCAACAGCATTACTAGGAAATACTGATGATGCTTATAATCAAACCTGGCATCTACCCACAGCTAAAAATCCTTTAAATGGAAAACAGTGGGTAACTCTCATTTCTAAAGAGATGAAAAGCAAAAACAAAGTTTCGACGGTAAGTAATTTTATGTTTAAAGTAATTGGATTATTCGTTCCGGTTATGAGAGAGATGCCAGAAATGATGTATCAGTACAACAGAGATTACGATTTCAATTCAGATAAATTCACCAATCGTTTTCCTGAATTCAAAGTTACCACCTATGAGGAAGGAGTAAAAGAAGTTGTTGCAATAGATTATAAAGATTGA
- a CDS encoding YbjN domain-containing protein, producing the protein MSYFDKVKDYLMELEYSIVHEDRDAEFFVVESLEDGISNLMIGIADPIIIVEQFLFELNNNTGDVTKQLLMKNRDIVHGAFAMDDDGKKVMFRDTLQVDTLDLEELEGTLTSLSLLLSEYTDEIIGFSKN; encoded by the coding sequence ATGAGTTACTTTGATAAGGTAAAAGACTATTTAATGGAATTAGAGTATTCCATTGTACATGAAGACAGAGATGCGGAATTCTTTGTTGTAGAATCTTTGGAAGATGGAATTTCCAATTTGATGATAGGTATTGCAGATCCAATTATTATTGTTGAGCAGTTTTTGTTCGAGTTAAATAATAATACTGGAGATGTAACCAAACAATTGCTAATGAAAAACAGAGATATCGTTCATGGAGCATTTGCAATGGATGATGACGGTAAAAAGGTCATGTTTAGAGATACATTGCAAGTAGATACTTTAGATCTTGAAGAATTAGAAGGTACACTTACATCTTTGAGTCTGTTATTGAGCGAGTATACTGATGAGATAATAGGTTTCTCTAAAAACTAA
- a CDS encoding OB-fold-containig protein — MNEFFHHVFSLQNSLATFILAFCLVYWLIVILGAIDVDFFDFDVDVDTDVDVDVDGGDAGESGVAWFNKVLVFFNLGRVPFMVWLTIVAIPLWVGSIIISFLIHNYSFLLSLLYFIPLLIGSMLIAKPLTWPFVKMFDALEKDTKKKELVGRVGRVIIAGTGQKRGQIEISYEGSVITIYVKPTSEDVILQKNMEVLVISKDEDGHYLVEPYT, encoded by the coding sequence ATGAACGAATTTTTTCATCATGTTTTTAGCCTTCAAAATTCACTGGCTACCTTTATTTTGGCTTTTTGCCTTGTGTATTGGTTGATTGTAATTTTAGGTGCTATTGATGTTGATTTCTTTGACTTTGACGTAGATGTCGATACGGATGTTGATGTAGACGTTGATGGTGGAGATGCCGGTGAATCCGGAGTGGCCTGGTTTAATAAAGTTTTAGTCTTTTTTAATCTTGGTAGAGTTCCGTTCATGGTTTGGTTAACCATTGTGGCAATTCCACTTTGGGTTGGAAGTATTATAATATCTTTTTTAATCCATAATTACTCTTTCCTATTAAGCTTACTGTACTTTATTCCATTGCTCATAGGTTCAATGTTAATCGCAAAACCTTTGACCTGGCCTTTTGTAAAAATGTTTGATGCTTTGGAGAAAGATACCAAGAAGAAAGAGTTAGTTGGAAGAGTTGGTAGGGTGATAATCGCAGGAACAGGGCAAAAGAGAGGTCAAATTGAAATTTCTTATGAAGGATCTGTGATTACCATATATGTAAAGCCTACCAGTGAAGATGTAATACTTCAAAAAAATATGGAAGTATTGGTAATTTCCAAAGATGAAGATGGACATTACTTAGTTGAACCTTATACATAA
- a CDS encoding helix-turn-helix transcriptional regulator, with translation MDKTIIAKNFKKLRLFKSMNQSEFADLFGITRSSVGSYEEGRAEPKLDTLLKVADYFKLKVDDIIRKELTVNQIAGFNYPTNEGIRNEQLFTRIRDLTKRIDSLDATIHELIDQKNRGDESKSR, from the coding sequence ATGGATAAGACGATTATTGCCAAAAACTTCAAGAAACTTAGGCTTTTCAAGAGCATGAACCAATCGGAGTTTGCAGACCTTTTTGGAATCACCAGATCGTCTGTAGGATCATATGAAGAAGGAAGAGCAGAACCAAAGCTTGACACCTTACTAAAGGTTGCTGATTATTTTAAGCTTAAAGTTGATGACATAATTAGAAAGGAACTAACAGTTAATCAGATTGCGGGATTTAACTATCCAACTAACGAAGGAATAAGAAATGAGCAACTGTTTACCAGAATACGGGACCTAACTAAAAGAATAGATTCTTTAGATGCAACAATTCACGAATTGATCGATCAAAAAAACAGAGGAGATGAGTCAAAATCAAGGTAA
- a CDS encoding phospholipase D-like domain-containing protein: MSQNQGNLLDQLRFEIKQSIADEYLVKSEKRNIKSLLISLAPDKQLSDLLRSEVFDLAQAHVNNDNYAAILKWVEDLNKLILSVQKNDADISERVYFSPGESCLNAILHQIQSSINVIEICLFTISDNRISDALVSRHKLGTKVKIITDNDKIYDQGSDIDFLFSQGIPIKVDNTDNHMHHKFALFDKSYTLTGSYNWTRSAERYNHENIVISNSNDIFKAFDKEFNKLWNELTDYGQI; this comes from the coding sequence ATGAGTCAAAATCAAGGTAATTTACTTGATCAACTAAGGTTTGAGATAAAACAATCCATTGCTGATGAATATCTTGTTAAATCTGAAAAAAGAAATATAAAGTCTTTGCTAATCTCATTAGCACCAGACAAACAACTCAGTGATTTATTGAGAAGTGAAGTTTTTGATTTAGCACAAGCACATGTCAACAATGATAATTATGCAGCGATTTTAAAATGGGTTGAAGATTTAAACAAGTTGATTTTATCTGTTCAAAAAAATGATGCCGACATAAGTGAACGGGTTTATTTTTCTCCGGGGGAATCATGTCTAAATGCTATCCTACATCAAATTCAATCCTCTATAAATGTGATTGAAATTTGTTTATTCACCATAAGTGACAATCGAATTTCAGATGCTTTAGTTAGTAGACATAAATTAGGAACCAAAGTCAAAATCATCACTGATAATGATAAAATATACGATCAAGGATCAGATATTGATTTTTTGTTTTCGCAAGGAATTCCAATAAAAGTCGACAATACAGATAATCATATGCACCACAAATTTGCATTATTTGACAAATCTTATACACTTACAGGTAGTTACAACTGGACCCGATCTGCTGAGAGATATAATCATGAGAACATTGTCATCTCTAACTCTAATGACATATTTAAAGCATTTGATAAAGAATTCAACAAACTTTGGAATGAGTTAACTGATTATGGTCAAATTTGA
- a CDS encoding TlpA family protein disulfide reductase, which yields MSETHFTIENETPLPYSAIHWEVFDMDDKLYDFADFGGKPIVLNFWATWCSACRAEMPVFADLRSRFDKEISFLAVSSESLETIKTAGLHEDYDFIYGTQRMPDFFEVKYLPTIVIIDKNWNLVYKMTGVSDIDNDANINFLNKLVEN from the coding sequence ATGTCTGAAACACATTTTACAATAGAAAACGAAACACCATTACCTTATAGTGCAATACATTGGGAAGTATTTGACATGGATGATAAATTGTACGACTTTGCAGATTTTGGAGGAAAACCTATTGTATTAAACTTTTGGGCAACATGGTGTTCGGCGTGTAGAGCTGAAATGCCAGTATTTGCAGATTTAAGATCACGTTTTGATAAGGAAATATCATTTTTAGCTGTCAGCAGTGAATCACTTGAAACTATTAAAACAGCTGGTTTACATGAAGATTATGATTTTATTTATGGTACTCAACGAATGCCTGATTTTTTTGAGGTTAAATATCTTCCAACTATTGTAATTATAGACAAAAACTGGAATTTGGTTTATAAAATGACAGGCGTTTCTGACATTGATAATGATGCCAACATTAATTTTTTAAATAAGTTGGTTGAAAACTAA
- a CDS encoding PspA/IM30 family protein, whose amino-acid sequence MNIFKRLFKIGQAEANSAVDKLEDPIKMTEQGIRDLKKDLSAALQAMAEVKALAIRAKNDAKMHSDKASDYERKAVMLLKRAEKGEITLEEADRLASECLVQQETHKNNAATCLEDQTKFEGNVSKLDGNIKTLKSNIKKFEVELKTLKARSKVSKATKKINEQMAGVDSSSTVAMLERMKDKVAEEEALAESYAEIAGENKSIDEEIDSALDSGSAEVKASDSLAALKAKLGMGGAGAETGSDSSNSSAGA is encoded by the coding sequence ATGAACATATTTAAAAGACTCTTTAAAATTGGACAAGCTGAGGCAAACTCTGCTGTAGATAAATTGGAAGATCCAATTAAAATGACAGAGCAAGGAATTAGAGACCTTAAAAAAGACTTAAGTGCTGCATTACAAGCTATGGCTGAGGTGAAAGCTTTAGCAATTAGAGCTAAAAATGATGCAAAAATGCATTCTGATAAAGCTTCTGATTACGAAAGAAAAGCTGTGATGCTATTGAAAAGAGCTGAAAAAGGAGAAATTACTCTTGAAGAAGCTGACAGATTAGCGTCTGAGTGCTTGGTACAACAGGAAACTCATAAAAATAATGCTGCTACATGTTTAGAGGACCAAACAAAATTTGAAGGAAACGTTTCAAAATTGGATGGAAACATTAAAACTTTGAAATCTAACATTAAGAAATTCGAAGTTGAATTGAAAACATTGAAAGCTAGATCTAAAGTATCTAAAGCTACTAAGAAAATTAACGAGCAAATGGCCGGAGTTGATTCTTCAAGCACAGTTGCTATGTTAGAAAGAATGAAAGATAAAGTAGCTGAGGAAGAAGCTTTAGCTGAATCTTATGCTGAAATTGCAGGTGAAAATAAATCAATTGATGAAGAAATTGATTCTGCCTTGGATTCTGGTTCAGCTGAAGTAAAAGCTTCTGATAGCTTGGCTGCTCTTAAAGCGAAGTTAGGAATGGGTGGAGCCGGTGCAGAAACGGGTTCTGATTCATCAAACTCTTCAGCCGGAGCATAA
- the pckA gene encoding phosphoenolpyruvate carboxykinase (ATP), with the protein MNNYGKRAENASLETIGLKHYDNAFWNLTPAELVEDAILNGQGVLTDTGALAIRTGEFTGRSPQDRFIVYDDKTADAVWWGNINKKFDADKFEALYNRMKAYLTNKDIYVRDAYACADDDYRLNIRVVTEFSWSNQFASNMFLRPTDEEIANFTPEWHIVCAPEFMAEPDIDGTRQHNFAIINFTEKMIIIGGTGYTGEIKKGIFSVLNFILPHEKNVLSMHCSANVGKDGDTAVFFGLSGTGKTTLSSDPNRRLIGDDEHGWSDNGVFNFEGGCYAKTIDLSQEKEPQIWDAIKFGAILENIGFVDGTSTPDYSDSSITENTRVSYPINHIDNIMNPSKGGMPKNIFFLTADAFGVLPPISRLTPGQAMYHFISGYTAKVAGTEAGITEPVTAFSACFGAPFLPLHPTKYAEMLGQKMEEHNVKVWLINTGWSGGEYGVGERISLKYTRAMITAALEGKLEDVNYVNHEIFGLAMPESCENVPAEILNPKNTWTDKGAYDQKANHLANQFVKNFEQFESAASEEIMDAAPKAKAEA; encoded by the coding sequence ATGAATAACTATGGAAAGAGAGCTGAAAACGCTTCATTAGAAACAATCGGATTAAAACATTATGACAATGCATTTTGGAATCTTACGCCTGCAGAATTGGTAGAAGATGCTATTTTGAATGGTCAAGGAGTGCTAACTGACACCGGAGCCCTGGCAATCAGAACCGGAGAGTTTACAGGTAGATCTCCTCAGGACAGATTTATTGTGTATGATGACAAAACAGCTGATGCTGTGTGGTGGGGGAATATTAACAAAAAGTTTGATGCGGATAAATTTGAAGCATTATACAATAGAATGAAAGCATATTTAACGAACAAGGATATTTATGTTCGTGACGCATATGCTTGTGCAGATGATGATTACAGATTAAACATCCGTGTTGTTACTGAATTTTCATGGTCAAATCAATTTGCGTCTAACATGTTTCTTCGTCCAACAGATGAAGAAATTGCAAATTTCACTCCTGAATGGCACATAGTATGTGCTCCTGAATTTATGGCTGAGCCAGATATTGACGGAACTAGACAACACAATTTTGCTATCATTAATTTCACTGAAAAGATGATCATTATTGGTGGTACAGGATATACAGGAGAGATTAAAAAAGGAATTTTCTCAGTATTGAACTTCATTTTACCTCATGAAAAGAATGTGCTTTCAATGCACTGTTCAGCTAACGTAGGTAAAGATGGTGATACTGCGGTTTTCTTTGGACTTTCAGGTACAGGTAAAACAACTTTGTCTTCAGATCCAAACAGAAGATTAATTGGAGATGACGAGCATGGCTGGTCTGATAATGGAGTATTTAATTTTGAAGGTGGTTGTTACGCAAAAACTATCGACTTATCTCAAGAAAAAGAACCACAAATCTGGGATGCTATTAAATTCGGAGCAATTTTAGAGAACATTGGTTTTGTTGACGGAACTTCTACTCCTGATTATTCAGATTCAAGTATTACAGAAAATACTCGTGTTTCATATCCAATCAATCACATTGATAATATCATGAATCCTTCTAAAGGAGGAATGCCAAAAAATATATTCTTTTTAACAGCAGATGCTTTTGGAGTATTACCTCCAATCTCAAGATTAACTCCTGGACAAGCAATGTATCACTTCATTTCTGGATACACGGCTAAAGTTGCTGGAACTGAAGCTGGAATTACAGAACCGGTAACAGCATTTTCAGCTTGTTTCGGAGCTCCTTTCTTGCCATTGCACCCAACTAAATATGCTGAAATGCTTGGACAAAAAATGGAAGAGCATAATGTAAAAGTTTGGTTGATTAACACCGGATGGTCTGGTGGAGAGTACGGTGTTGGAGAAAGAATCAGCTTGAAATACACTAGAGCAATGATTACTGCTGCTTTAGAAGGAAAATTAGAAGATGTGAATTATGTTAATCATGAGATCTTTGGTTTAGCAATGCCTGAATCTTGTGAAAATGTTCCAGCTGAGATTTTAAATCCTAAAAACACTTGGACAGATAAAGGTGCTTACGATCAAAAAGCTAATCACTTAGCAAATCAGTTCGTTAAAAACTTTGAACAGTTTGAGTCTGCAGCAAGTGAAGAAATCATGGATGCTGCACCAAAAGCAAAAGCAGAAGCTTAA
- a CDS encoding ion transporter: MSGVRDTEELRPWQKKMNEVIFGSETPAGKWFDIVLLILITLSVIAIMLESVPNYREKYGVELHMLEWVFTGIFTAEYVARLICVKKPIKYMLSFYGIIDLLSVIPTYIGIFYSGTSALRVLRCIRLIRVFRILKLSQFVDDANYLITALKSSKNKIIVFLFTVTLLVIILGTIMYLVEGAEGGFDSIPRSVYWAIVTLTTVGYGDISPTTPAGQFVASFIMILGYAIIAVPTGIVTNEFIRKGKAEISNRACPNCSKDGHDADADYCNHCGSKL; the protein is encoded by the coding sequence ATGAGCGGAGTTAGAGATACAGAAGAGTTACGGCCATGGCAAAAGAAAATGAATGAAGTCATTTTTGGATCAGAAACACCTGCTGGAAAATGGTTTGACATTGTATTACTCATTCTGATCACTTTAAGTGTAATTGCCATCATGTTAGAAAGTGTTCCTAATTATCGAGAGAAATACGGCGTTGAATTACACATGTTAGAATGGGTATTTACCGGAATATTTACAGCTGAATATGTTGCACGTTTGATATGTGTAAAAAAGCCTATCAAATACATGTTATCATTTTACGGAATAATTGACTTACTATCAGTAATTCCAACTTATATAGGAATCTTCTATTCAGGAACTAGTGCTTTAAGAGTATTGCGCTGCATCAGATTAATAAGGGTTTTTAGAATTTTAAAATTAAGCCAATTCGTTGATGACGCCAACTATTTGATTACCGCTTTAAAAAGCTCTAAAAACAAAATAATTGTCTTTTTATTCACAGTAACACTTTTGGTAATTATCCTAGGTACAATAATGTATTTAGTAGAAGGAGCAGAAGGTGGATTTGATAGTATCCCCAGAAGCGTATATTGGGCCATTGTAACACTGACAACCGTAGGATATGGCGACATCTCTCCTACTACACCGGCAGGACAATTTGTAGCATCCTTTATTATGATTCTTGGTTATGCCATAATAGCTGTACCAACTGGAATAGTTACTAACGAATTCATCAGAAAAGGAAAAGCTGAAATTTCAAATAGAGCCTGCCCTAACTGTTCAAAAGATGGCCATGACGCAGATGCAGACTACTGCAATCATTGCGGTTCAAAGCTTTAA